The DNA sequence TTCGCAAATGGATTCGCCCATGGAGGAGCAGCATGCCCGAGCGCCAGTCCCGCAAGGACGCCGTCCGCAACCGGGAGGCCGTACTCGCGGCCGCCGACGCCCTCTTCGCCCGCCGCGAGAGTCCCGAGGACGTCACCATGGCCGAGGTCGCGGCAGCGGCGGGCGTCGGCAAGGGCACGCTCTTCCGGGCCTTCGGCGATCGCGCCGGGCTGCTGCGCGCGCTGTACGAGGCCCGGCTCACACCGCTCAGGGAGGCCGTCGAAACCGGCCCACCGCCCCTGGGGCCCGCCACCCCGCCACGGCAGCGGGTGCCCGCCCTGCTGGACGCCGTCCTGTGCTTCAAACTCGACAACCGCCGCCTCGCCCTGGCCCTGGAGGAAAGCGGGAGCGGCAGCCCGTACCAGGCGGAGCACTACGAGCGGTGGCACGGCCTGCTCCGCGCCGTACTGGAGCAGATCCCCGGCCTGGCCGACGGCGATTTCACCGCCCACGCCCTGCTCGCCGCCACCCGAGCGGATCTCGTCGAGCACCTGGCCGGGCAGGAGCGCGCGCCACGGGAGAGGATGCGGGCGCAACTGGCGGACTTCACCGCCAAAGTCCTGGGCTCCGGCCCACGGCAAGGAGTGCCCGCCGAGGACTGACCGGGCCCGGAGCAGCCCGTGAGGAGCCCGGTGGTGGAAAACCGGGTTCAGGCCAGGTCCGCTTGCCACAGGTCGGGG is a window from the Streptomyces luomodiensis genome containing:
- a CDS encoding TetR/AcrR family transcriptional regulator → MPERQSRKDAVRNREAVLAAADALFARRESPEDVTMAEVAAAAGVGKGTLFRAFGDRAGLLRALYEARLTPLREAVETGPPPLGPATPPRQRVPALLDAVLCFKLDNRRLALALEESGSGSPYQAEHYERWHGLLRAVLEQIPGLADGDFTAHALLAATRADLVEHLAGQERAPRERMRAQLADFTAKVLGSGPRQGVPAED